A genomic stretch from Leptospira johnsonii includes:
- a CDS encoding response regulator has translation MKGGVAPSGRPYQVIIAENSKFQAKQLAQILESEGYEVVGFAETGKELLNMYKENRKVDLITLDLHLPVIDGFAAFYEMKDMGVLPRVIVITDENTPAVMKTLTDDGIMDYLVKPIKREKVLEKANATVRKTIKI, from the coding sequence ATGAAAGGCGGAGTAGCTCCATCAGGAAGACCTTATCAGGTAATCATTGCGGAAAATTCTAAATTCCAAGCCAAACAATTGGCTCAGATCCTGGAATCCGAAGGTTACGAAGTGGTCGGTTTTGCGGAAACGGGCAAAGAACTCCTGAATATGTACAAGGAAAACCGAAAGGTGGACCTGATTACCTTAGACCTTCACCTCCCTGTGATAGACGGCTTTGCCGCTTTTTACGAAATGAAAGATATGGGGGTTCTTCCCAGAGTGATCGTGATCACTGACGAAAACACCCCAGCGGTCATGAAAACTCTAACAGATGACGGTATCATGGACTATCTAGTAAAACCTATCAAAAGAGAGAAGGTTCTAGAAAAAGCAAACGCTACCGTTCGCAAGACGATCAAGATTTGA
- the leuB gene encoding 3-isopropylmalate dehydrogenase, which translates to MKKVAVLAGDGIGPEVMKVALSVLKKALGSKASDFQFTEALVGGIAIDKTGGPLPPETLKLCEESDAILFGSVGGPKWESLPPEKQPERGALLPLRKHFDLFANLRPAIIYSELRNASPIKAEIIGEGLDILILRELTSGIYFGQPKGREGSGAEEFAFDTMRYSRREIERAARVAFEAARKRNNKVTSIDKANVLTTSVFWKEVVIDLHKREFSDVQLTHLYVDNAAMQLIVNPKQFDVILCENMFGDILSDEASIITGSIGMLPSASLSESGFGLYEPSGGSAPDIAGKGIANPIAQILSAALLLRYSFSMEEEAQKIESAVRKVISAGKRTRDIAEKGAEILGTEEIGIEIEKVL; encoded by the coding sequence ATGAAAAAAGTAGCCGTATTAGCAGGGGACGGAATCGGCCCCGAGGTCATGAAGGTGGCTTTATCCGTTCTTAAAAAAGCGCTCGGCTCCAAAGCCTCCGACTTCCAATTTACGGAAGCGCTTGTAGGAGGAATTGCAATCGATAAAACCGGAGGCCCTCTTCCTCCGGAAACATTAAAACTTTGTGAAGAATCGGATGCCATTCTATTTGGTTCTGTGGGAGGTCCTAAATGGGAATCCCTTCCTCCAGAAAAACAACCGGAGAGAGGAGCACTACTTCCTTTACGTAAACATTTCGATCTATTCGCAAATTTACGACCTGCGATCATCTATTCTGAACTCAGAAACGCTTCTCCCATCAAAGCTGAGATCATTGGGGAAGGTCTGGATATTCTTATCCTAAGGGAATTAACCTCCGGGATCTATTTCGGTCAGCCAAAAGGTAGAGAAGGAAGCGGAGCAGAAGAATTCGCATTCGACACAATGAGATATTCTCGCAGAGAGATCGAAAGAGCTGCAAGAGTTGCGTTCGAAGCCGCACGAAAAAGAAATAATAAGGTCACAAGCATTGATAAGGCAAATGTATTAACCACTTCCGTTTTTTGGAAAGAAGTGGTCATTGATCTGCACAAAAGAGAATTTTCCGACGTCCAATTAACTCATCTTTACGTAGACAATGCTGCGATGCAGTTGATCGTAAATCCGAAACAATTCGACGTGATACTTTGCGAGAATATGTTCGGGGATATTCTGTCCGACGAGGCTTCTATCATCACTGGTTCCATCGGGATGCTTCCTTCCGCTTCCCTTTCTGAATCCGGTTTCGGTTTGTATGAGCCTTCCGGCGGTTCCGCTCCGGACATCGCAGGCAAAGGAATTGCAAATCCAATCGCTCAGATCTTGAGTGCTGCTCTACTCTTACGTTACTCTTTCTCTATGGAAGAAGAAGCACAAAAGATAGAATCAGCGGTCCGTAAAGTGATTTCCGCAGGAAAACGTACCAGAGATATCGCCGAGAAAGGCGCTGAAATTTTGGGAACCGAAGAAATCGGAATAGAAATTGAGAAGGTTTTATAA